ATCTACTTGCTATTGGCGCCTGTTACAACAATTGTCATCTTCCCATTGTTTCTTCACATCCCTTCGAAAGACCAGTAAAAGTTGCACGTCTTTGCATCATTTGGCACGGTACATTCATCCACCAAATTCATCATCATCGTTATCATAGTTGCATTCACCAGCACCGCACCGATGTGCCCTGCATAAGCAAACCAATGGCTGGCATTAAGCTTTTTCTACGATCAGATGGAGACACTTAATCACAACTAGGAGGATTTATGATAAGTTGCACAGCAGAAAACAATTGCAGGATGAACTGCTGCAAGATGTTGAACATTTATGGAGTATATACCGACACATAACTAAGATGCCATCGCCACCCAAACTAACTACACTAAATTCCTCCAGAATGTTTATACATCAGAACAAAAGAGGTACAGGATCATAAGTCCTTGCAGAGACATATGAGTCACATACATccagttcaaaaaaaaaaaagtaaagaatgTCCCGCAACTGATGCACAAAGAACCTTTATATACACATACCGTAATCTTTCACAAAGTCGAGCTAAGGCATCTGATCCAGTTCTTGAAGCAACATCCTCAATCTTGGAAGCATTTGACAGAGTCACGCAGTCTGCAAGCCTAAACTCGCACAGCTCCTTCAGGGAACAAGCATCTGTCAATACTGCAGAATGGCCACCACCAGCTGCCAACTTCCGCACTTCACCTACACACCTACATTGTGTTGTTTATTAGACtagcgttttttttttctcctccaataaattatcaatactCATCCAGTGACGCTATTGGACATACCAATCTACAGGAGACGGAAACCAAGCATATGTAGATTTCTCATTAGCTGCCTGACCATAGCTATTGTAACCCCATCCATGAATTCTTCCATCTCTAGTAGAAACAAGAGTGTGCGAATATCCACAGGCAACGAGTTGCACACCAGTtggaatcaccaaaacaggcaAATTGCGCAGCATTACTTCAGATTCATTGGGCACGCAAGAAAAAAATTCAGTTTGGGGCCCGAGGCCCAATTGCCCAGCTTGACCTCCACCCCAAGCATATAGAGCCCCATTAGCAGTCAAGGCACATGTGTGCACACCCCCGCAGGCAATATCTTTGATAAATATTCCATCAAGAGCAACAACACGCCTAGGTAATAATTCCTTGTCACCAGATTGAAGGGAAGAATGCCCAAGCTGGCCCATACTTCCCAGTCCCCAAGTATAGCTGTAGTAAGATAGCCACATGATTCCGATCACACAAAAGTAACAGCATCATAAGAAACCATTTGCACTACAACAGAGATCTCATCTTCTCTGTTATCACAGAGTGGTGTGGTTTGAAAAGTTGCAACATCATTGGTGTAATTGTTTGCATGGGTTAAAAATTCAACTCTAATTCATCCATGATTTTTGGGATGACCTTTCACAATATAGGGATATTACCTGTAGATGTTTAAAATAGCACATGCAATTAAGTCCTATATTAGTAACGAAAACATGAAATTTCCTACATGCTTCTACCAATTTAATTTCATCTTAACCCAAATATTATATAGGAGATGGCAAAGGCATACCTCAATGTTTTGTAGAGAAATGAAGCTACTTCGAGCAAAAAAAATCGCTAAATCAGAGAAAGACAGATCCATAATGAATAGGAAAAAGAACAAACGCACAAATACATGTAAACATGTTTCAAAGAAGCAAGAGTAATTTAACATGTCATTGAGAAAGGCCCTGCAACACagtatttaaaattttgaacaaCCATAACTGACAGACTACCATTTTATGTTGACACGTCTGCTAAACCTTTTTGCCTTTTACCATATATTTTCATATTCTCATTTTGCAATTTTTATTCTGCAGTATTATTTTCATTGACCCATTATGTTGTTTTCCTACCTATTCTAGTGAATATCAAGTGACTGAACGGATATTAGCTTCACATTATTAAATTTAACAGGTGAACCAAGACAAGAAATGAGGTGAGTTTCAAGTATCAGATGCACAAGCCTCACAGAGCTAAAGGGACACATAGGTCAACTTTAAGGTCTCCAAGTTTGACTGTAATCCCATCTCACAACTATGCTGGATGATCATAATCTCTTCCCAAGACATCCACTTAATCTCACACGTGCCATGGGGATAACCACAATTCTGATGCTTAATAATGAACTTTCTCCACCAAAAAGATCCCATGAAACACTTACACCTCTCCATCCTCCGATATAGCAGCTGTGTGGTACTCCCCGCATGACACTTGGACAATCTTCACAAGTTCAGGGGCATCGTCAAGGAACTTAGCATACCCTTTAATTACACGAGCCCCCTGAAGGCCTTCACAGGTAACACCTCTCCCAAGCTGACCATATTCATTATAGCCTGGTTTGCCAGAGCagttacaaaattctaattaatAAATGATATCGCCGTGCAGTTAGAATACATGGTTTCCATCTCTATTCTTGCATGACCAATATATAATAAACAGTACACACTAGTTAATGTAAGATAAGGAAACTTAATCAGCAAATACATGAGCTCATCATAACTATTAGACAAGAAATCAGGTAGACAGGAGATCCAAGTTAACAGAAACACATGAAACATTCTATTAAATTATGGCACTAATGCTACACAGTATACCCCATGCTTGTAGCAGGCCCTCTTCCGATAAAGCAACAACATGAACAGCTCCACAAGAAACTTGGCGAATAATCTGGAAAACGAAAAATGCAAGATAGAAAATTTCAGGCTACATAAAAAGTGAGCAGAAAAAACTGTTCAATTGTAAGGTCAATACCGTATTTGGAGCAAAATCTCCCCAATATAGCCGTGGATAATTAGAACCctgcaaggaaaaaaaaagagttataaACAGTACCCAGAAAAGACAAAGAGGTTAAAAAGTAACGAGCATAACCTGGTTCTGTCCCCAAACCCAAAGTCTTCTCACTGACATGGTTCCATCATTTTGCCGTGGTTCTGCAATGGTTGCAGTGCAATGTGCACCACAAGACACTGATACCACAAATTCAGATTGCAGTTGCCTTACTTTCTGAGGGTGTTTTCTACCTGTTTCAGTTCCATCCCCCAGCTGACCAAAATCATTGGCCCCTGTTTGGAATCATAGAAGGCAGGATTATCTTCAAAATGCAATATAGACACTTGAAAGATCTCCCTTTGAAATCTTGGATGCAGGAGggtagttgaaaaaaaaaaaaagatcaaaatcAAGACAGAACCAGTAGCACGATCTTGCTCAAGTCTCAACAAAAGTAATTGTACTTCAACCTAGATTTGCAAAGTCAAGGTTCCAAATTGCAGTAATATGATATACATTAAATGCATCGCGTGGACAGCCATCAGTTCAAAGTTACGAATGCTTGGTGCACCAatattgagagagagagagagccagcCAGGAGAGCTAGGAGGCGGCTTGGTGCCCCCATATCCAGTCTTTACTGGAAGAAGCTTCAAAGAGGACCATTCCCAATCAAGGATCAGGATAGAAGACTTAAAATAGAAATCACGCTCAAGTCAAGAGGACACCAAGACTAGCAACTGACAACAGAATTAATCAACGTATCACTTGTTAAAacgaggaaaaaaaagaagctctAAAACAGAAGCAATAAACCTTTTTTCTGACCATTTCAAGGTATAAATGACTCTGCATTTGCCTAAAAATCATAACTTTTCTAAGAGTCAAACACTATAAAACGCGGAAGAGGGGGAAACAAATTCTTCGTCACATTCGCACTCAACCTTGTGGAACAATTCAAAATATAGAACAGAGTGAAGactaataataaaaacaaaaacaaatgtAATAACGCATGAGTGAATGGAAAGGGACCGAACCCCAGGTGAAAAGTGATCCATCGGAGGCTACTGCAGCTGTGTGCTCTCGTCCACATGCTATATCCAACCACCTGGAATTCCCTCCAGCCGGGCATCCAAAGAGATCCGGCGGTAGCTGTCTTGGGATCCTCATGTTCCTCTCTCTGCCCTTTCGACCCGTTTGACCCGATTGATTATAGCCCCAAACATATACAGCACTCTTGGTCGGAAGACTCACCGGCCGTGATTCCCCAAAAATCTCATCAATATCCATTAGAAATTCAGCAATTGACCGAAATCCTAGATACTAAAGAATAGCTGATAATCCAAAAAAACCAAGAAAGTCAACATTTTTACTAACCTcaaacaagcaaaaaaaaaaaagagagagagagagagagaaggttCTTAAATTCGGATTACAGACTTGTCTTGACCACCGAAAAGTGGATTGGATTAAACTCATAAGCTTaaggaaagtaaaaaaaaaaaaaaaaatagagacaAAATGCTGGCCTAGCATGCAGGGAAATGAAGAcgaataaaaaaagggaggggaaaAGTGGAAGTCTTGAACGTTGGGCAGAAAACTTGTACCTGGGAAAAAATACAGGACTTCTGATTTGCTAAGCTCTTTTAGTATTTGGGGTTGGCAAATTATTTGCGGAGAGAAAACGATTGGGTAAGAGCGGAACTAAAATGATGCAGGCGTGGCTCCAAACTCCAAATGCTCCGGGGATGGAAAGAAATAGTCGCTGTCCGGCCACGTGTATCTAGAGTCTATACCAGTTGTAACTGCCCCTGCCTGACCTAGATCCCTGCAATAAATTACGCATATGTTGAATATTTTTCGTGGAAAAAAATGTTTCATATGTTGTTCAAAGTAGGAGTTAGGTTTACGAAAAGGTATTTATCttatactttttctttttgtctttttttttttaatttaaaaaaacttGCTTAAAGTTTTTCTTTAGTATATTCTTCAGTGGTCTTTGAAGGTTGATAGTATCTAAAATTAATTGACTCATCGACATTAAGTTTGAGGAAATgcataaataaaatattatctCATTGTTGACTTTGTCAATATCTAAGACATCCGCAATGCAAACCGAATTTTTGATATGGAGTAATAAAAtgttattcaaaaatttttatttttattttatctaaatGATAAGCatttacttcaaaaaaaagtcaaaatacacaacaatagtcatgtacaaaaaaaaaaaaaaaaaagtaacaaatTGATTTGGACTTTTGAATAATCGAAGGATGAGTACAATTTACAAAGTTCTTTTTGTCCAGAAGTGAACGGTAGTTGGGAGACGACAAGTAACAGCATCGCCACCacctttctctttcttctttttctttttctctgtttGTTCCTCAGGAAATGAAACGAAATGATTGTTTGGTTTCCTAATAGGTGTGGTGTAGAAACAGAAGTACAAAAGTGCAGCAAGGGACTGAGGTCTGAGAATTCATGCGATTGGTGAGTCTCCGCAGCTTCCAAATTCCAGCGATCTTCTCTTCCGGgttagttttcttgaaaaacctCTTGTTATCTTTGATTTGATTCATCCCTTGTGTATGAATTTGTTGACTAAGCTCATAATCTAAAGggtcttttctttattttctcatGCAAATTTAGTCATTTGTAAGTTTGGATTGTGCAAAATGGACTAGCTTTTTAATTGCTTACCTCCATCTCTTCATGCTTTTCGGGGACTGGGGACCTGTTCTTCAAATTTGACTTATTGCTCATAATTATTGGTTAATCAATTATTTTCACCTTcggggctttttttttttttttttggcctctctctctctctctctctctgtgggGGTTGGGTATTGGGAAATGCAAATTGTTTGGATTACTGAGCGGCAGTGAAAATTTAGACTGTATTTTATCTCCAAAGTGAACGGAGGATCTCTTCTCACAGTCCATAGTTTTTTCCCTTAATAGATGAGTGCAGCATCCATTTTTAATTAGATTTTCTTCATATTTACCAAGTTATGGAGTATACTCCAGCCACATATTCAGTTCTCTGTTGCAAAATTATCACTTGTTCTACCTCTGTACAAGTTTAGAGTAACCGAAATGGCTAAGGACTAGTTTTGGATAATATTGCAGCAGCAGGCTAATGGCTCAATCAGCGGGTAGCAGTGGTGGAAAAAGGCTTGTCCAAGTTGATATCAGTTCTGACACGGTATGCCCCTGGTGCTTTGTGGGGAAAAAGAATCTTGATAAGGCGATTGCTTCTTCACAAGATCAGTACGACTTCAAGGTTCTACTTTCTATCGTCATCTTTGAACATTTTGTCACGCCTCTTACCTTAAGCATATTGTATTAATTTACAAATTTCGAAATTGCAGATTAAGTGGCACCCATTCTTTCTAAATCCTTCTGCTCCTAAGGAGGGTGTTAATAAGAAAGAGTTCTACACGAACAAATTTGGATCTCGATCGGAGCAAATTGTGACCAGGATGACTGAGGTTCCCTTGCTCCACTTTCCTATGTCTTGTTTGATAATCTGCTTCGTGCACTAGTGTATTAAGTACAATAACCAGTATAAGTTGCAATGACCACAATGCATATGCAGATCTTTAAGGGTCTTGGGATGGATTATGACATGTCTGGACTTACGTAAGTTTCATTAACGACTGCCATGCAATCTATTTCACAGCAGCAGAATTGGACGATTCTTGGAGGATGGGAGTAATATGTTTCTAAAATGCAGGGGAAATACCCTGGACAGCCACAGGCTCTTGTACCTTGCTGGACAGCAGGGGCTTGAGGAGCAACATAAGCTTGCTGAGGAGCTtttcattggttactttactcaAGGGAAGTATATAGGTGACAGGCAAGTACAGATCTTCCTACTTTGATCGGTGTTCATCCCTTGTTCAGCTGTGATTTTGTGTGTTTAGCTATTCGGAACTGAATAGGAGCGGTCTTGTCTATTTTATAGTTTTGTGTTTCACTATGAAATGCTCAAAGAAAGTTGATTGTGATTTGTCTGAGCCCTCTGAAAACGAAGCAACATTTCTTGATCAGTGGCTGCTGTCAATAGGACAAACTAAGCCTATTACTTTTAGAAAGAGGCAGATTAGGAATAACGATCTTCATTTTACCTACATCAGATTATTGTTTTTTGACTAGCTGCCTCCTCATGATATTGATGGTGCAATCTGCATCACCTTCAGCTGTTTGCGCATGAACATGTTAGACGTGAAACAAAAGTTAGATCTGTAAAGAACGGAATTATAAGACCTAGTACTTGGTAACAAACATAATAAGTTTGATCTGTCATTGAATTGGGAAACTGGATAGTGATTTGTTTGGTGTACAACAATCTATATCATGTAAATGTGATCATAGCCCATTTACGATAAAAGTGTTGCCAGTATTGAAATATTTCTATTGATTGATGAATTGACTGTACGTTCTTTGTCGTATCTTGAAGGGAATTCCTTTTAGAGTCTGCAAGAAAGGTCGGGGTAGAAGGAGCAGCCGAGTTTCTTGAGGATCCAAATAAAGGACTAAAGGAGGTATATTCTTCCATTAAAGATATCAAATCCCAAAATTGCAGCACAAGAAACAGCCATCACTGCAATTTTACttctcttgtttgtttggagTCATATGACTAACAGACGTGCACATTTTGGCCAACTCAAGGTTAATGAAGAGCTTCATCAGTTCTCAGCAAATATCTCAGGAGTTCCACATTATGTGGTAAGTGATCATTTCCGTGTTCAACTCTATAACAGAGTTCAACCCCAAAAAAATTTGATGATAAAGGGTCTCACTGTAAAATCCTTTGTGGCAGATCAATGGGAAGTATCAGCTGAGTGGTGGCCAACCTCCTGAGAGCTTTCTCAGAGCTTTTCAAATGGCTGCTGCTGATGCCTCCTAGTTCAAGACAAACTTCATGTTGTTCCTTGATCTGAGTACTGCCAATGCCGCCAACGTCCTACCAAAAATATATGCTTTATCACCTCTCCTTCCTCGTTGGTGTGCCTTTATATTGAAGGTCAAGAGTGAGAATAAAGGCAGTATCAGTCATGTTTACTCGTGATAGCATCATCACCTTTCACGTAAATTTGCGAGTATCTTTTACCATGTCATAGATATTCTGTGGATTTCAGAAATGATAATATGGACAAGAAATTGTAAACATCAGTATATTTTTGCCTCGACCATACTCAATAGAAAGACCTTTTGATTCTCGCTGACGGTACAACTTTTTTGAGTATCTGTCAGAAATAGGCCTATGAATCTGATCTCCTGGCTTGTTaatcttaaaaataataaaataacactTTATTAGGTTGATTAACTTCCCAGGATATTAAAATGCAACGAATCATTTAAGGACGAAGCACTGGTTGCTCCCGTTTTTCCTAGCTGGCAAAAAAGAAGCAGCAAAACAAGCGCTTCACGTACTGAAAGTTGTTGAAGAGGAAGCTCTAGGGGACAAGAACTTCTTTGGTGGCAAACTCAATCCATTTGGTAAACAATTTGCCGTGTGAACCTCAGATTCACATATACAAAGAAACTACCACAAAAGGAATCTAAAGTAAAAGAGCTTGCTTGGACAAAATTTGTGTAAATTCTCCATTCCTTCGTCCAGTTttttttgcccttattttgggCCACAAATGGGCGCTTTCAACGCAAATCACACGGCTCCGACTCCTCTCTAAATTTACAAATGAAGGAGAACTGCAGCTGGTAACCCATGCCCAACACCATACAGAGTTTCAAAGAAACCGTTACAGAATGAAAGTTTGGATGAACAATGGGTCTCACATTTACATACAATGTAAGACTCAGATTTCAAGCATGTGGTATTTACAGTGACTTTACACTTCTTTGTCTCCTGTCAGCTTTCCTGTTGGGGGCTCGTTTTCATCCACAACAGGATCCTCTGCCCAAACATCAAGGCGTCTCATCGAATGCCATCACCTGAAAAGCCAAACAAACCAGCTTGAACTTAAGCACCAGTCCAACATTAAAGCATCCCTACAAAATTCCGGTCCAAATCGTCCACATTCTTTGCTATCTCAGGATAATGAACATTattaagaagaaaagaaaaggggtttCCGAAAACGTATCTTTGAGTCCCTAAACTAAGTCAGAGCAAGAACCAAATTCTTCTTCTTGTCCATTGTTCTCAGACCCGTTCAGAAGAACACAACATATATTGTAGTCTAATTGGCTAATGTAAATCACACCTAACCCAACTGGTTAATAAAATCCGACAGCAACTACACAAATATATATCACGACACAATAATACTCGACTCAAGAAAGCTTAGTTATGCCTCAAAAAGACAATTCATAAATCAAAGAAAACCAGCTGATGAATaaaatttttaaggaaaaatacATGAAAGCTGAAAAAATAGGGATCACAAAGCCAATTGGGAGCCGATATGCAGATATGAACGGTGGAATGTTAGCTTAGCAAGCAGATTGACCAACTGCTCCAACTAGCATAAAATTCCAAAGTTGGCCTGCAGTTGATTTTGAGGAGCTTAATGTTTAAGAGTTGGACTAATTCTATAAAGCTTCTGAGTTTGAACTAGTATAGGATTCAACTTCGTTGTACTCAAGTATATGAAACAAATGATATCTTGCACATAGTTCATCTGTAGAAATGAGAAGGACCCATGCAAATATTTCCACCAGGAAGCTTGTTTCATCATTATATCTCTACCCAGAAAACCAACTGTGGTAAACATAACAAAAAGTGAAAAAGGACCAAGACAACATCAAGCTATGCAGGTACATGGGGTGTGATCAAACAATTGGGTCGTGTTCCTTTTTAGGCGAGCATATTTATCAAACAGATAGAACTAAAGCTTGTGTCATGCACGAGAGACAGGGTCCATCAACTAATTTAAAAATGAGTTTATGGAAAGGGCTGCTATAAATGATACTCAAGCATGATTCCAGTAATGCAAAGAGATGAGGATAGGCtgtaaaggaaaaagaaaataactaTGAAACTAAAAGCATGCTCAAACTGTTGAGACATGTATTCCTAATTAAGTGGAATCAAAGcattttaaattaaatttgatttacgAGCTTAAAATCTCTTTAAGAGAAAAACAGGTCCAATGGTCATTGGATAGTATCAACATGTGCTGGCAGAACAAGTTGTAGACTTGTAGACAGAAATCACAAAGTGAACCGTATCATATCATCAATGCTGGGCCTGATCACTAGAAGTTATCTAAGCATAATGTCATTTAGTACCAAAGACTTGTTAATATATCTGTAAACTCATCATTCCTATATCTAAAGGCTTTCTGTATAAATCATAAGGGATCCTTTAGCgtcaaattaaaagaaaaccAAAACAACATATTTCCTGAGATTGAAGCCCAGTCAACTCcaatgcttggtttgtcaaatAATTTGTCACACTTTCCACAGCAAGTAGGCTTAACTATTCTTCTCCAGTAAAATCTTAGTTGGTAAATGCATCCTCTCTATGATTCTTCCAATACCTTCACAAAAACTCAAAACATGTACACTTAGTATTCCGGTAATATTCTAATGAAGTGATATTCTCGCAGCCAGAAATTTATGCAATgttgcaaaaagaaaataaagaatatGGCAAGACAGGATCAAGCATGCAAACAATATTATATCAAGGTAAAAGCAGAAAGAAACAAGCTAAATGGCAATGTATTACCTTGCCACAAACTGGACAGTTATCACTTCTCTCCATCCACTCATATATACAACCAAGATGAAAGTGATGAGAGCATTTTGTAATGATCTTTGGGTTCTCTTTAGTATATTCTGCATATAAATGGTGCACCATGAGTACTTTAATCAACATCTATGAGATCATACTCTACGCTGCAATATTACAAAAGCTCAAAATACTGAAAAGACCAAGGCAAACAAGCAGAAAAACTCCACAAATTTATATCCCTCAAAATTTTACGAGACAAATAATAAATTAGGCTAGTATTTTCTTCTGCATTGGACAAAACTTCAATTTAGGAGGTAGAACAGCCATCTAGTATCCTCTCCATCAAATTTCTTAACCAAATTTCAGCTGCACTTGTGAGAAAAAGTGGCAAATGACTCTAGTCAAGATCTAAGGCAAGTAAAAGCATTAAAAACCCCAAAAAGTACCCACCTTTGGCCTCTCaattaagcaaataaattttagaaTGGAGTCAGTACTGAGATCTGACAAGAATAAAACATGTATTGGAGATAATCCAGCTTAATCATCTACATTACAATAGCTAAAGGGGGGTTCAATGAGCAAAGAAGAAGATCCACACATATGGATTCTGATAACACTTTCCAAAGGAGAAAACATGTTTGCCACTTTAGTAATTTGAAGTGCAAGAACTGAAATCAATGCTAAAACAGGTGATTTACCTTCAAGACATGTTGGGCAGACATCTTCATCTTCAGAAGAAGAATAAATATGTGCAAATCCAGTAGTTGTTTTAGCCGCAGAAAGTTTCAATGAAGATCTGGAATTGTATTCTTTTGATTCTTCTACACCTGTACAATTATTCCATTTTCCTCCAGTACTTAATGGTTCAGAATCTTCATCAACCTCGCTTCTTCTCAGAGGCTCAGTTTCCTCGTGTGCATGGCTTGACCCCTTCTCCCTTCTTGAGACCAGTCCATCCCGTTGCAAACGGAAATATCTTGGATCAGCATCATAAGGCAATGGCCTCGGAGGAGAACGATACATGTCAGACAGAGAGTTATCAAGTGATGCTGTCGAGCTCAAGGCTGCTGCTCCCTGAGTGGATGAAGGAACAGCATGTTGGTCTTCCCTGTGAAACAAGGATGTGTACTGCAAATACGAAAATTAGAAGTTCCCAAGTCAATTCCGTCTGAAACATATTGACATCCAATTATATTGCAGCAGAGCAAATGAAATAGCAATCAATATGGAAGCTAGACACGGTCTGCATTTGGTCCATCGACAGTAAAGGTTTTCAAATTATGCACGGACTCCTAGAGTAGTTGTTGGCTCCAATTGTTGGGAGGGAGAACTGAAGAACCAactaacaaaaagaaaacactACTATTTAAATCTTCAGATTTAAAGTGCTAATATAAATTCTCCATTTTGCCTACTTCTTTCCTGTAAAGAGAGTGTATAAGTCAGCACTTCACTGGCAAACAGAATGTTCACTAGCATCATTATTGCTTTCAAGTACTAATGTGACTAGCAGCTGGAGCAGCAACTGCTAACATATCCTCTTTAGACCAACCTTTCCAGCAAGCTTATTTGGTAATTTATGGTAATGAAAGTTCCGTTGTATTCTGTAACTAAAATATAGGACATAACGTAATTTTCTGTCATTTGTAGATAATGCATGCCAATCATCAAGGCTGGCATCCAAGTTGGTATTGCCAATCTAGTGTGACACCACGATGTAATAATACCTGCATGGGATCAGTCCACATATAGCATTGCTTCTAAATTATAGGCTTTAAGTTCagttataaatcaaatttaACTAGCACTTTGTAATACGATAAAGTAGACAAGCTATTAAGCGTTTGAAACAGTaataaagttatttatgatcaCCAAGGTTTAATACCATGAGAAGTGAACTtaagaaaatgatgatttaaggCGTACCATATGGAAAAAGTTCTGAAGGAAACATCGAAGGCAGATACAGTTCCTATAGACCGAGCTGTTTGGATTGGCAAAATCTTCACATTCATCTCGCAAGCAGCAACACACAGAGCCCATGATACCAACTTTTCAACGCACTTCAAATGTTCAAGCCTTTTCTCCTCAGTATCATCAACAAATTACAATTAAAGCATCCATCAAGATAATTGAAGGAAATGAGAGAGGACCCTTAGCTCGCAGAGGTTAAGTGGCTTTGCAAACCAgcaccctctctctctctctctctctctctctctgacaCAAT
The genomic region above belongs to Coffea arabica cultivar ET-39 chromosome 7c, Coffea Arabica ET-39 HiFi, whole genome shotgun sequence and contains:
- the LOC113699011 gene encoding ultraviolet-B receptor UVR8 isoform X2, with the protein product MDIDEIFGESRPVSLPTKSAVYVWGYNQSGQTGRKGRERNMRIPRQLPPDLFGCPAGGNSRWLDIACGREHTAAVASDGSLFTWGANDFGQLGDGTETGRKHPQKVRQLQSEFVVSVSCGAHCTATIAEPRQNDGTMSVRRLWVWGQNQGSNYPRLYWGDFAPNTIIRQVSCGAVHVVALSEEGLLQAWGYNEYGQLGRGVTCEGLQGARVIKGYAKFLDDAPELVKIVQVSCGEYHTAAISEDGEVYTWGLGSMGQLGHSSLQSGDKELLPRRVVALDGIFIKDIACGGVHTCALTANGALYAWGGGQAGQLGLGPQTEFFSCVPNESEVMLRNLPVLVIPTGVQLVACGYSHTLVSTRDGRIHGWGYNSYGQAANEKSTYAWFPSPVDW
- the LOC113700131 gene encoding E3 ubiquitin-protein ligase At3g02290-like; its protein translation is MGSVCCCLRDECEDFANPNSSVYRNCICLRCFLQNFFHMYTSLFHREDQHAVPSSTQGAAALSSTASLDNSLSDMYRSPPRPLPYDADPRYFRLQRDGLVSRREKGSSHAHEETEPLRRSEVDEDSEPLSTGGKWNNCTGVEESKEYNSRSSLKLSAAKTTTGFAHIYSSSEDEDVCPTCLEEYTKENPKIITKCSHHFHLGCIYEWMERSDNCPVCGKVMAFDETP
- the LOC113697950 gene encoding uncharacterized protein isoform X2, which encodes MRLVSLRSFQIPAIFSSGRLMAQSAGSSGGKRLVQVDISSDTVCPWCFVGKKNLDKAIASSQDQYDFKIKWHPFFLNPSAPKEGVNKKEFYTNKFGSRSEQIVTRMTEIFKGLGMDYDMSGLTGNTLDSHRLLYLAGQQGLEEQHKLAEELFIGYFTQGKYIGDREFLLESARKVGVEGAAEFLEDPNKGLKEVNEELHQFSANISGVPHYVINGKYQLSGGQPPESFLRAFQMAAADAS
- the LOC113699011 gene encoding ultraviolet-B receptor UVR8 isoform X1; amino-acid sequence: MDIDEIFGESRPVSLPTKSAVYVWGYNQSGQTGRKGRERNMRIPRQLPPDLFGCPAGGNSRWLDIACGREHTAAVASDGSLFTWGANDFGQLGDGTETGRKHPQKVRQLQSEFVVSVSCGAHCTATIAEPRQNDGTMSVRRLWVWGQNQGSNYPRLYWGDFAPNTIIRQVSCGAVHVVALSEEGLLQAWGYNEYGQLGRGVTCEGLQGARVIKGYAKFLDDAPELVKIVQVSCGEYHTAAISEDGEVYTWGLGSMGQLGHSSLQSGDKELLPRRVVALDGIFIKDIACGGVHTCALTANGALYAWGGGQAGQLGLGPQTEFFSCVPNESEVMLRNLPVLVIPTGVQLVACGYSHTLVSTRDGRIHGWGYNSYGQAANEKSTYAWFPSPVDWCVGEVRKLAAGGGHSAVLTDACSLKELCEFRLADCVTLSNASKIEDVASRTGSDALARLCERLRAHRCGAGECNYDNDDDEFGG
- the LOC113697950 gene encoding uncharacterized protein isoform X1, producing MRLVSLRSFQIPAIFSSGSRLMAQSAGSSGGKRLVQVDISSDTVCPWCFVGKKNLDKAIASSQDQYDFKIKWHPFFLNPSAPKEGVNKKEFYTNKFGSRSEQIVTRMTEIFKGLGMDYDMSGLTGNTLDSHRLLYLAGQQGLEEQHKLAEELFIGYFTQGKYIGDREFLLESARKVGVEGAAEFLEDPNKGLKEVNEELHQFSANISGVPHYVINGKYQLSGGQPPESFLRAFQMAAADAS